The DNA sequence GACCGGCCACGCCGAGTTCAACGAGGTGTACTTCACCGACGCCCGCATCCCCGACGCGCACCGGCTGGGCGCCGTCGGCGACGGCTGGCGGGTGGCGATGACGACGTTGATGAACGAGCGCAGCGCGCTCGGCGCCAGCGGCAGCCGACGCGGCGCGGGCACCATCGCCGACGCCGTCGCGCTGTGGGCGTCACGCCCGCACCGGCAGACGCCGGTGCTGCGCGACCGGCTGACCGAACTCTGGTTGCGCGCCGAGGCGCAGCGGCTGACCTCGGAGCGGTCACGCGCGTCGGCGACGGTCGGCGGACCCGGGCCGGAAGGGTCGATCGGCAAGCTGGTCGGTGCCGAGCTCAATCAACGAATCTACCAGTGGTGCATGGACTTTCTCGGCCCCGAGGGGCTGCTCTACCACAGCTACGCGATGGACAGCGGGGACAAGAGCGACTGGCGCGGGCCCGTTCAGCAGCGGTTCCTGCGCAGCCGCGCCAACACGATCGAAGGGGGAACCTCGGACGTGATGCGCAACATCCTCGGCGAGCGGGTGCTCGGTCTGCCGGGAGATCTACGTGCCGATGCGGGCATGCCGTGGAAGGAGGTGCCCCGTGGCTGAATGGGTCTATACCGACGAGCAGCGGCAGTTGCGCGATGCGGTGCGGGGGTTCTGCGCCGACCACTTCGACGAGCAGACGGTGCGCCGCCTCATGGAATCCGACCCGCCGTTCGACCCGGGGTTGTGGGCGCGACTGGGCGGTGAGCTCGGCGTGCTGGGCCTGTCGGTGCCCGAGGCCGACGGCGGTGTCGGCGGCACGCTGGTCGACCAGGCCGTCGCGGTCGAGGAGTTCGGCGCATCGCTGGTGTGCGGGCCGCTGTTCGGGACGGTGTATCTCACGGTGCCGGCCCTGGTGGCGGCCGCATCCGGACCTGCCCGCGACGCGCTGCTCGCCGACCTCGTCGAGGGCACCCGCACCGCGGCTTTCGCGGCGAGCGCCGACCGTGTGAGCGCC is a window from the Mycolicibacterium litorale genome containing:
- a CDS encoding acyl-CoA dehydrogenase family protein; the encoded protein is MSTAADADRVAQLANRVVADHDPKTVPIPEFLGACYDAGLSWVHFPEGLGGLGVSRGLQAVADGILQGAGGPVPLGLNPMGYGMAAPTIREHAQTEEVKRSWLRPLATTEHIWCQLFSEPGAGSDLAGLATSAVPDGDDWVINGQKVWTSLAHRARWGLLLARTDPDVPKHKGLTYFVVDMHSPGVQTRPLRQLTGHAEFNEVYFTDARIPDAHRLGAVGDGWRVAMTTLMNERSALGASGSRRGAGTIADAVALWASRPHRQTPVLRDRLTELWLRAEAQRLTSERSRASATVGGPGPEGSIGKLVGAELNQRIYQWCMDFLGPEGLLYHSYAMDSGDKSDWRGPVQQRFLRSRANTIEGGTSDVMRNILGERVLGLPGDLRADAGMPWKEVPRG